The Coffea arabica cultivar ET-39 chromosome 4e, Coffea Arabica ET-39 HiFi, whole genome shotgun sequence genome includes a window with the following:
- the LOC140005910 gene encoding pleiotropic drug resistance protein 1-like, giving the protein MEIGPSGSLRGSLRANSSALWRNTGLEVFSRSSRDEDDEDALKWASLEKLPTFDRLRKGLLFGSRGEVNEVDVENFGFQERKTLIERLIKVAEEDNEKFLMKLRNRIDRVGIDLPTIEVRYEHLNVEAEAYVGSSALPTFLNFATNMIEGLLNNLHILPSRKKNIKILRDVSGIIKPSRMTLLLGPPGSGKTTLLMALAGKLDPDLKSSGRITYNGHGMNEFVPQRTAAYVSQHDLHIGEMTVRETLAFSARCQGVGSRYEMLAELSRREKAANIKPDPDIDIYMKSAATEGQEATVVTDYVLRILGLEICADTLVGDEMLRGISGGQKKRVTTGEMLVGPTNALFMDEISTGLDSSTTFQIVNSLRQYVHIMKGTAFISLLQPAPETYDLFDDIVLLSDGLIVYQGPRENVLEFFESMGFRCPERKGVADFLQEVTSKKDQQQYWARRDEPYRYIAATEFAESFQSFHVGRTLANELATPFDKSKSHPAALTTQTYGVNNKEIFKANSARELLLIKRNSFIYIFKISQLIMMALIGMTVFFRTKMPRRNVVDGGIYLGALFFSVVQVMFNGMSELAMTILKLPVFFKQRDFRFFPAWSYALPTWILKIPITFLEVAVWVVMTYYVIGFDPSPARFFKHYLILVAINQVASALFRFIGAASRNMIVANTFGTFALMLLFALGGFVLSRDQVKKWWLWGYWSSPLMYAQNAILVNEFTGKHWRQIVPNTNETLGAQVLKSKGFFPQSYWYWIGLGACGGFILLLNFFYTLALTYLQPLGKPQAVLPEESENTENSGQRDGSVDAITESNENRRRGMILPFEPHSITFDDIRYSVDMPQAMKDQGAVEDKLMLLKGISGAFRPGVLTALMGVSGAGKTTLMDVLAGRKTGGYIEGNVTISGYPKNQETFARISGYCEQNDIHSPHVTVYESLVYSAWLRLPAEVDAKTRMMFVEEVMELVELTSLRDGLVGLPGVNGLSTEQRKRLTIAVELVANPSIIFMDEPTSGLDARAAAIVMRTVRNTVDTGRTVVCTIHQPSIDIFEAFDELFLLKRGGQEIYVGPLGHNSIELIKYFEAIDGVSKIKDSYNPATWMLEVTASAQELMLGADFAEIYKNSDLYRRNKALIHELDSPRPGTKDLYFPTKYSQAFPVQCMACFWKQRISYWRNPPYTAVRFLFTSFIALSFGTIFWKLGKRKGTTQDLINAMGSMYAAVLFLGVQNSAAVQPVVAIERTVFYRERAAGMYSALPYAFAQVGIEILYILKQAVFYSLITYAMIGFEWTAAKFFWYLFFMYFTLLYFTFYGMMVVSVTPNHNISAVVAAAFYAGWNLFSGFLIPRPRIPIWWRWYYWGCPVAWSLYGLFVSQWGDLSDRLEDNGELIKDYLRSYFGYKHDFLPAVAGVVVGLPVIFAFIFAYAIKTFNFQRR; this is encoded by the exons ATGGAGATAGGACCGAGCGGTAGTTTAAGAGGTAGTTTAAGAGCTAACAGCTCAGCCTTGTGGAGGAATACAGGCCTGGAAGTGTTTTCACGTTCATCGCGAGACGAAGATGATGAAGACGCTCTGAAATGGGCTTCCCTTGAAAAGCTACCAACCTTTGATAGACTGAGAAAAGGGCTGCTCTTTGGATCACGAGGTGAAGTCAATGAAGTGGATGTAGAGAACTTTGGatttcaagaaagaaaaactctcattGAGAGGCTCATCAAGGTTGCAGAAGAGGATAATGAGAAATTCTTGATGAAACTGAGGAACAGAATTGATAG AGTTGGAATCGATTTGCCTACAATTGAAGTAAGATATGAGCATCTAAATGTTGAGGCAGAAGCTTATGTAGGAAGTAGTGCTCTGCCTACCTTCCTTAACTTCGCTACCAATATGATAGAG GGGCTCTTGAACAATCTTCACATACTTCCAAGCAGAAAGAAGAATATTAAAATACTTCGCGATGTCAGTGGAATTATCAAGCCTTCAAG AATGACATTACTATTAGGTCCTCCAGGGTCTGGAAAGACAACACTTTTGATGGCTTTGGCTGGAAAGCTTGACCCCGATTTGAAG TCTTCTGGAAGGATTACTTACAATGGGCACGGCATGAATGAATTTGTACCCCAAAGAACTGCTGCGTATGTTAGTCAACATGATCTCCATATTGGAGAAATGACTGTGAGAGAAACTCTAGCATTTTCTGCCAGGTGCCAAGGCGTTGGATCTCGTTATG agaTGTTGGCGGAGTTGTCAAGAAGAGAAAAAGCAGCAAATATCAAGCCTGATCCCGATATTGATATATACATGAAG TCTGCGGCTACTGAAGGCCAAGAAGCAACTGTTGTCACAGATTATGTTCTTCGG ATTTTGGGACTGGAAATTTGCGCAGACACTCTGGTGGGAGATGAAATGCTGAGAGGAATCTCTGGAGGACAAAAGAAGCGTGTGACAACAG GTGAAATGCTTGTTGGACCGACAAATGCACTATTCATGGATGAGATATCAACTGGATTAGATAGTTCTACTACTTTCCAGATTGTGAATTCCCTCAGACAATATGTGCATATTATGAAGGGAACTGCGTTCATTTCACTCCTGCAGCCGGCTCCTGAGACATATGACCTCTTCGATGATATTGTCCTCTTATCCGATGGCCTGATTGTTTACCAGGGCCCCCGAGAAAATgttcttgaattttttgaatCTATGGGTTTCCGATGCCCGGAGAGGAAAGGAGTTGCTGACTTCTTGCAAGAA GTTACATCAAAGAAAGATCAGCAGCAGTACTGGGCACGTAGAGACGAACCCTACAGATATATAGCTGCGACTGAATTTGCCGAGTCATTCCAATCATTCCATGTTGGAAGGACACTAGCAAATGAACTTGCAACACCATTTGATAAGAGCAAAAGTCATCCAGCCGCTTTGACTACCCAAACCTATGGTGTTAACAATAAAGAGATTTTTAAAGCCAACTCCGCTAGAGAACTCTTGCTTATAAAGAGAAACTCCTTTATctacattttcaaaatctctcaGCTAATCATGATGGCCCTTATCGGAATGACAGTGTTCTTTAGGACTAAAATGCCAAGAAGAAATGTTGTTGATGGAGGAATATATCTTGGTGCTCTATTTTTCTCGGTCGTTCAGGTCATGTTTAATGGAATGTCCGAACTGGCGATGACAATTCTCAAGCTTCCGGTCTTCTTCAAGCAAAGGGACTTCCGGTTTTTTCCTGCCTGGTCGTATGCTCTGCCCACATGGATTCTCAAGATACCCATCACTTTTCTTGAAGTTGCTGTTTGGGTAGTTATGACCTACTATGTCATTGGATTTGATCCAAGCCCTGCGAG GTTTTTCAAACACTACCTGATACTGGTCGCTATAAATCAGGTAGCATCAGCATTGTTTAGATTCATTGGGGCAGCTTCCAGGAACATGATTGTGGCTAACACATTTGGGACATTCGCATTGATGCTGCTTTTTGCATTGGGTGGATTTGTCTTATCAAGAG ATCAAGTGAAGAAATGGTGGTTGTGGGGTTACTGGTCCTCACCATTGATGTATGCACAGAATGCAATTCTTGTTAACGAATTTACGGGAAAGCACTGGAGACAA ATTGTGCCAAATACAAATGAAACATTGGGAGCTCAAGTCTTGAAATCTAAAGGATTCTTCCCTCAATCATACTGGTACTGGATCGGACTTGGAGCGTGTGGTGGATTCATTCTCCTGTTAAATTTCTTCTATACCCTCGCTCTCACTTATCTTCAGC CACTCGGGAAGCCTCAAGCTGTTCTACCAGAAGAAAGTGAAAACACTGAAAATTCTGGCCAAAGAGATGGCTCCGTAG ATGCCATCACTGAGTCCAATGAGAATCGGAGAAGAGGAATGATTCTTCCATTTGAACCGCATTCAATTACCTTTGACGACATAAGATACTCAGTTGACATGCCACAG GCAATGAAAGATCAGGGTGCTGTTGAAGATAAACTCATGCTTCTCAAGGGGATTAGTGGAGCGTTTAGGCCTGGTGTTTTAACTGCTTTAATGGGTGTCAGTGGAGCCGGTAAAACAACTTTAATGGATGTGCTGGCTGGTAGGAAAACTGGTGGATATATTGAAGGAAACGTTACAATCTCTGGGTATCCAAAGAATCAGGAGACCTTTGCTCGGATATCTGGATACTGCGAGCAGAATGACATCCACTCTCCTCACGTTACTGTTTATGAGTCTCTAGTTTACTCAGCTTGGCTGCGTCTGCCCGCAGAAGTTGATGCTAAAACCAGAATG ATGTTCGTTGAGGAAGTTATGGAACTTGTGGAACTTACTTCATTGAGAGATGGACTTGTGGGGCTCCCAGGGGTCAACGGTCTTTCAACTGAGCAGCGCAAGAGGCTTACTATTGCCGTTGAACTTGTGGCTAACCCCTCAATCATATTCATGGACGAGCCAACTTCAGGTCTTGATGCAAGAGCTGCTGCAATTGTGATGAGAACTGTGAGAAATACTGTAGACACTGGAAGAACTGTAGTATGCACCATTCATCAGCCAAGCATTGACATATTTGAAGCTTTCGATGAG TTATTCCTTCTGAAGCGAGGAGGCCAAGAAATATATGTCGGGCCGCTTGGCCACAATTCCATCGAATTGATTAAGTACTTTGAG GCAATTGATGGAGTCAGCAAAATCAAAGATAGTTACAACCCAGCAACCTGGATGTTGGAAGTTACTGCTTCAGCACAAGAACTTATGTTGGGAGCCGATTTTGCTGAGATCTATAAAAACTCTGATTTATACAG GAGGAACAAAGCACTCATTCATGAACTAGATAGCCCGCGCCCTGGTACAAAAGACCTCTACTTCCCTACCAAGTACTCTCAGGCGTTCCCTGTGCAATGCATGGCTTGCTTCTGGAAACAACGCATATCATACTGGCGCAATCCACCTTATACAGCCGTGAGATTTTTATTCACCTCCTTCATTGCTCTGTCATTTGGGACAATCTTCTGGAAGCTGGGTAAAAGAAA GGGGACTACACAAGATCTTATCAATGCCATGGGTTCAATGTATGCTGCTGTTCTCTTCCTGGGGGTGCAAAACTCCGCAGCAGTGCAACCTGTGGTGGCTATAGAACGGACGGTATTCTACAGAGAGAGAGCAGCCGGAATGTATTCTGCCTTGCCATATGCTTTTGCACAG GTTGGAATTGAGATTTTATACATCCTTAAACAAGCTGTATTCTATTCTCTCATTACCTACGCTATGATTGGATTTGAATGGACCGCCGCGAAATTCTTTTGGTACTTGTTTTTCATGTACTTCACATTACTGTACTTCACCTTCTATGGCATGATGGTTGTGTCTGTCACTCCCAATCACAACATTTCTGCCGTCGTCGCCGCTGCCTTTTATGCTGGATGGAATCTCTTTTCTGGATTCCTCATCCCCCGACCG AGGATTCCTATTTGGTGGAGATGGTATTACTGGGGATGTCCCGTGGCTTGGAGCTTGTATGGCCTATTTGTATCCCAATGGGGGGATCTGTCTGATCGTCTTGAAGACAACGGCGAATTAATTAAAGATTACCTGAGAAGTTACTTTGGTTACAAACATGACTTTCTTCCAGCTGTTGCTGGTGTAGTTGTTGGATTGCCAGTAATTTTTGCCTTCATATTTGCCTACGCCATTAAAACTTTCAACTTCCAGAGGAGATAA